In Synechococcus sp. PCC 6312, one genomic interval encodes:
- the rppA gene encoding two-component system response regulator RppA — MRILLVEDESDLGAAVQKALTQANYIVDWVQDGNQAWGFLGNHWTHYSLGIFDWLLPGLTGIELCQRLRANQNPLPILILTAKDKISDRVAGLDAGADDYLVKPFGMEELLARLRALHRRSPQLQANTLTVGSITLDYGTANLIIQNTEADSVRIPLTAKEFQLIEYFMKHPQQILSSEKIKNQLWAIASESTSNVVAAQVRILRRKLADHGLTNPIETVYGLGYRFDPA; from the coding sequence ATGCGAATACTTTTGGTCGAAGATGAATCAGATTTAGGGGCAGCAGTTCAAAAGGCTTTGACTCAAGCAAACTATATTGTGGATTGGGTTCAGGATGGCAACCAGGCCTGGGGCTTCTTAGGGAACCATTGGACTCATTACTCGCTTGGCATCTTTGATTGGTTATTACCAGGTCTAACAGGAATTGAACTCTGTCAACGGTTACGAGCTAACCAAAATCCTCTCCCCATCTTGATTCTGACTGCAAAGGATAAAATTAGTGACCGGGTAGCTGGCCTGGATGCAGGGGCGGATGATTATCTCGTTAAACCCTTTGGAATGGAGGAACTTTTAGCGCGTTTGCGGGCTTTACACCGTCGTTCTCCCCAGTTGCAAGCTAATACATTAACTGTTGGCAGCATTACCTTAGACTATGGCACAGCTAATTTAATCATTCAGAACACGGAAGCTGATTCGGTCAGGATTCCTCTGACGGCTAAAGAATTTCAACTGATCGAATATTTCATGAAACATCCCCAGCAAATTCTCAGCAGTGAAAAAATTAAAAATCAACTGTGGGCGATTGCTTCTGAGTCCACCAGTAATGTTGTTGCGGCCCAAGTTCGGATTCTGCGCCGTAAATTAGCAGACCATGGACTGACTAATCCGATTGAGACCGTCTATGGCCTGGGATATCGCTTTGATCCGGCATGA
- a CDS encoding CbtB domain-containing protein, whose product MTLQARMPADILVRESIYLRGTDMVSSTSLWQRTQQVTLSVPVQAALLTSLCALIIWTLYFSTYPPVHDALHSTRHNTAAVACH is encoded by the coding sequence ATGACGCTCCAAGCCAGGATGCCCGCCGATATCCTAGTCCGTGAGTCAATCTATCTGCGAGGTACAGATATGGTCAGTTCAACTTCTCTTTGGCAGCGCACTCAGCAAGTTACGCTTTCAGTTCCAGTTCAGGCGGCTTTGTTGACTAGCCTATGTGCGCTTATTATTTGGACACTGTATTTCAGCACTTACCCACCCGTGCATGATGCCCTGCACAGCACTCGACACAACACCGCAGCGGTTGCTTGCCATTAG
- a CDS encoding heavy metal translocating P-type ATPase, whose translation MTQTPSLKTQQMQVDGMDCIGCKMKIEGSLERLGGVTEAAVTVATGRLVVTYDPEQVNEAAIQDRIKSLGYTLKTTARLQHNPGADHSHAEGHSHEEPDTDDGHEHGHNHRSGEFKLKQELPPVLIAIALFAIAIIFKQPLHNTPYNSAEFAVIIPAYLLSGWNVLKTAGRNILRGQVFDENFLMTIATLGALAIHQLPEAVAVMLFFRVGELFQEYSVGRSRRSIRALLEVRPDTANLKLNGIVRQVSPERVKVGDLVLVKPGEKIPLDGEILEGRSQVDTSALTGESVPRTVKPGDSILGGMINQSGMLTIRVTKLFGESSIAKILDLVENASNKKASTEKFITKFARYYTPIVVFLSLVVALLPPLFIPGADRSDWVYRALVLLVISCPCGLVISIPLGYFGGIGGAATRGILVKGSIFLDSLTEVKTVVFDKTGTLTKGTFNVTRIVTKNGFSEAELLRLAANAESHSNHPVGLSIRETYAQPIADSKVTNYEEIAGHGIRAIVENHVVIAGNDRLLHRENIKHDTCNVAGTVVHLAVDGCYAGYILIADEVKADAAQAIRDLRRMGVEKIVMLTGDNQVVAQSVAHQLGLDAFVAELLPEGKVYEIEKLLDQAGKKKLAFVGDGINDAPVIARADIGIAMGGLGSDAAIETADVVLMTDDPSKVAEAIKVAQKTRQIVVQNIVIALMIKAIFIGLGSIGLATLWEAVFADVGVAVFAIFNASRVLK comes from the coding sequence ATGACTCAAACGCCATCGCTCAAAACTCAGCAGATGCAGGTCGACGGCATGGACTGTATAGGCTGCAAGATGAAAATAGAAGGGAGCCTGGAACGGCTGGGAGGGGTAACAGAGGCAGCGGTGACGGTGGCAACCGGGCGATTAGTTGTAACCTACGACCCAGAACAGGTCAACGAAGCCGCAATTCAAGACCGGATCAAATCTCTGGGCTACACCCTTAAAACAACCGCAAGACTTCAGCACAATCCTGGTGCAGATCACTCTCACGCTGAAGGACACTCTCACGAAGAGCCGGATACAGATGATGGGCACGAGCATGGTCACAATCACCGCTCTGGTGAATTTAAGCTGAAGCAAGAACTGCCACCCGTCCTGATTGCGATTGCCCTGTTTGCTATTGCCATTATTTTTAAGCAGCCCTTACACAACACACCCTACAACTCTGCTGAATTTGCAGTGATTATTCCTGCCTACCTGTTGAGTGGCTGGAACGTGCTCAAAACGGCGGGACGTAATATTCTGCGAGGGCAGGTTTTTGACGAAAACTTTTTAATGACAATCGCCACCTTGGGCGCACTAGCGATTCATCAGCTACCCGAAGCTGTTGCCGTGATGCTATTCTTTCGGGTTGGAGAGCTATTTCAGGAATACTCGGTGGGGCGATCACGTCGTTCCATCAGAGCTTTACTGGAAGTGCGTCCCGATACTGCGAATCTAAAACTGAATGGCATAGTTCGACAGGTTTCGCCAGAAAGGGTGAAGGTTGGAGACCTGGTTCTAGTGAAGCCCGGTGAAAAAATACCGCTGGATGGGGAGATTTTAGAAGGAAGATCGCAGGTGGATACCTCAGCCCTGACTGGAGAGTCTGTTCCGCGCACGGTAAAACCAGGAGACTCGATCCTTGGGGGTATGATTAACCAATCCGGTATGCTGACTATTCGAGTGACTAAGCTGTTTGGTGAATCCTCAATTGCGAAAATTCTCGATTTAGTTGAAAATGCATCTAACAAAAAGGCATCTACTGAGAAATTTATTACTAAATTTGCCCGTTACTACACCCCGATAGTTGTATTTCTCTCATTAGTTGTTGCTCTGTTGCCACCGTTATTTATTCCTGGTGCAGATCGTTCTGATTGGGTTTATCGTGCTCTAGTATTGTTGGTTATCTCTTGTCCCTGTGGATTGGTCATTAGCATTCCGCTAGGCTATTTTGGTGGGATTGGAGGAGCGGCCACGCGAGGAATTTTAGTCAAGGGTTCTATCTTTTTGGATTCCCTTACAGAGGTTAAAACTGTTGTGTTTGATAAGACTGGAACCTTAACGAAAGGTACGTTCAATGTTACTCGGATCGTTACTAAGAATGGTTTTTCTGAAGCTGAATTGCTAAGACTAGCCGCAAATGCAGAATCTCATTCTAACCACCCAGTCGGGTTGTCGATTCGGGAGACTTACGCCCAACCGATCGCGGACTCTAAAGTGACGAACTATGAAGAGATCGCAGGCCATGGAATTCGCGCCATTGTGGAAAATCATGTGGTGATTGCTGGTAACGATCGCCTCCTACATCGAGAAAATATCAAACATGATACCTGTAATGTGGCAGGTACGGTGGTTCATTTAGCTGTTGATGGATGTTACGCCGGATATATTCTGATTGCTGATGAGGTCAAAGCTGATGCAGCTCAAGCCATCAGAGACTTAAGGCGTATGGGAGTTGAAAAGATCGTGATGTTGACGGGAGATAACCAGGTGGTTGCCCAATCCGTTGCCCATCAACTTGGTTTAGATGCATTTGTTGCTGAACTACTACCGGAAGGAAAAGTCTATGAAATCGAGAAATTGCTAGATCAAGCTGGGAAAAAGAAACTTGCGTTTGTGGGAGATGGCATCAATGACGCGCCTGTAATTGCCAGAGCTGACATTGGCATAGCAATGGGAGGACTGGGGTCGGATGCTGCCATTGAGACAGCCGATGTGGTGTTAATGACAGATGATCCTTCAAAGGTGGCAGAGGCTATCAAAGTTGCCCAGAAGACCCGCCAAATTGTTGTGCAGAATATTGTGATAGCGCTAATGATTAAAGCAATCTTTATTGGATTAGGCAGCATTGGATTAGCAACGCTTTGGGAAGCTGTGTTCGCGGATGTTGGTGTGGCAGTATTCGCTATTTTCAATGCCTCGCGAGTTTTGAAATAG
- a CDS encoding helix-turn-helix transcriptional regulator, which translates to MTKPTQDVEFAPDNAEVPQCEQHCPVHLDQIRQVQPDMLPLDRAQQMAEFFGTLADPTRLRLLSVLATQELCVCDLATALKMSESAVSHQLRVLRSQRLVKYRKEGRNVHYSLADLHVVNLYREVAAHLNETE; encoded by the coding sequence ATGACCAAACCCACTCAGGATGTAGAGTTTGCTCCCGATAATGCAGAAGTGCCGCAATGTGAGCAGCATTGCCCAGTCCATCTGGATCAGATTCGGCAAGTGCAGCCAGACATGCTGCCGTTGGATCGGGCACAGCAAATGGCAGAATTTTTTGGCACCTTAGCCGACCCCACTCGATTACGCTTACTTTCAGTGTTGGCAACTCAGGAGTTATGCGTTTGTGACTTAGCTACCGCGCTGAAGATGAGTGAATCTGCAGTGTCTCATCAGCTTCGTGTTTTGAGATCGCAGCGTTTGGTGAAATATCGCAAAGAAGGACGCAATGTTCATTACAGCCTTGCCGATCTCCATGTGGTCAACCTGTATCGAGAGGTAGCAGCGCATCTGAATGAAACGGAGTAA
- a CDS encoding DUF305 domain-containing protein: MRHQLWIYGLAGLILTGSAAAVTVAYQSQSSSVVAQRPMQMGWTDQGFIEMMIPHHQDAIDMAELALKKAQHPELKTLAQSIIQDQEREINEMKTWYQQWFGRAVPPLSTQGLMGMHQEHGMMAMDLAALETAQNFDREFIRQMIPHHQMAVMMASNLKTNTNRPEMEKLADDIIRSQSAEIKQMKQWYQAWYSH; encoded by the coding sequence ATGCGTCATCAACTATGGATTTATGGCTTGGCTGGGCTTATTCTTACGGGGTCTGCGGCGGCGGTAACAGTGGCGTATCAAAGTCAATCATCCAGTGTCGTCGCTCAACGTCCGATGCAAATGGGTTGGACTGATCAAGGATTTATCGAAATGATGATTCCGCATCACCAAGATGCCATTGATATGGCCGAGCTTGCCTTAAAAAAAGCTCAACACCCAGAACTCAAAACGCTGGCTCAGAGCATTATCCAGGATCAAGAGCGTGAAATTAACGAAATGAAGACCTGGTATCAACAGTGGTTTGGCCGGGCTGTTCCACCCCTATCCACTCAGGGCTTGATGGGAATGCACCAGGAACACGGGATGATGGCGATGGATTTGGCAGCCTTAGAAACTGCACAGAACTTTGATCGTGAATTTATTCGTCAGATGATTCCCCACCACCAAATGGCTGTGATGATGGCCAGCAACCTCAAAACCAACACTAATCGTCCGGAAATGGAAAAACTCGCTGACGATATTATTCGTTCTCAAAGCGCAGAGATTAAGCAAATGAAGCAATGGTATCAGGCCTGGTATAGCCATTAA
- a CDS encoding MauE/DoxX family redox-associated membrane protein — protein sequence MNLERRQTTVKVYRMSMPDHECPWGVKAVALLNDNNIPFEDIRLSTKAEVEEFKTLHQVKTTPQIFWDGTRIGGYTDLAAYLEVQAQAPEYSYTPVIALFSTAGLMAVATSLGFTGFMGIALSMLASLKLMDIDAFAESFAKYDLITKRCKPYGKVYPFIELFIGLGILSGLAPMATGVGALVVGVSGGISVFKAVFIDKLALNCACVGGNSKAPLGLVSFAENAIMALMGVMLLASPGEPELVKTPTLNQLLGTEMALIQEYSR from the coding sequence ATGAACTTAGAGCGCAGACAAACCACAGTAAAAGTCTATCGGATGTCAATGCCTGACCATGAGTGTCCTTGGGGAGTAAAAGCGGTTGCATTACTCAATGACAACAACATTCCGTTTGAGGATATTCGCTTGTCAACTAAAGCCGAAGTAGAAGAGTTCAAGACCCTGCACCAGGTTAAAACCACGCCGCAAATCTTCTGGGATGGAACTCGCATTGGGGGTTATACGGATTTAGCGGCCTATTTAGAGGTGCAAGCCCAGGCCCCGGAGTATTCCTACACCCCTGTGATTGCCTTGTTTTCGACTGCAGGGCTAATGGCCGTAGCAACTTCCCTTGGGTTTACTGGGTTTATGGGGATTGCCCTGTCGATGCTGGCTTCCTTAAAGTTGATGGATATAGATGCGTTTGCCGAGAGTTTTGCCAAATACGACCTGATTACGAAACGCTGTAAACCCTATGGAAAAGTTTATCCGTTTATCGAGTTATTTATTGGCCTGGGGATTTTATCGGGCCTGGCTCCAATGGCGACAGGTGTGGGGGCTTTGGTGGTTGGGGTTAGTGGTGGAATTTCTGTGTTTAAGGCAGTTTTTATTGATAAGTTAGCCTTAAATTGTGCTTGTGTGGGTGGTAATTCTAAAGCACCTCTTGGCCTGGTCAGTTTTGCCGAAAATGCGATTATGGCTTTGATGGGAGTCATGTTGCTAGCTTCTCCTGGCGAGCCTGAATTAGTAAAGACCCCAACCTTAAATCAACTTCTGGGAACGGAAATGGCATTGATTCAAGAGTATTCTCGTTAG
- a CDS encoding heavy metal-responsive transcriptional regulator, which produces MMSRSPLKIGDVAKQSGVSIPTLRYYETLGLIGPAKRGDNGYRYYSPEVISQVLFVKKAQALGLALDEIRQILNVRDRGELPCEMVQSLLAKKIQQLNTQISQMQTFKQELETYQTQWQSITPKLTDAEICPLIDTVTP; this is translated from the coding sequence ATGATGAGTCGTTCACCTCTGAAAATTGGCGATGTGGCCAAACAATCGGGCGTATCTATCCCAACTCTGCGCTACTACGAAACTCTGGGTTTAATTGGTCCGGCCAAACGAGGTGATAATGGTTATCGGTACTACTCTCCAGAGGTTATTTCCCAAGTTCTCTTTGTCAAAAAAGCCCAGGCCCTAGGTTTAGCCTTGGATGAAATTCGCCAAATTCTCAATGTTCGAGACCGGGGGGAATTACCCTGTGAGATGGTGCAGAGTTTACTGGCCAAGAAAATCCAACAACTTAACACCCAAATTTCACAAATGCAGACCTTCAAGCAGGAACTAGAGACTTATCAAACCCAGTGGCAAAGCATCACACCCAAACTGACTGACGCTGAAATTTGTCCGCTGATTGACACAGTTACTCCCTAA